A single Fundulus heteroclitus isolate FHET01 chromosome 4, MU-UCD_Fhet_4.1, whole genome shotgun sequence DNA region contains:
- the cry5 gene encoding cryptochrome circadian regulator 5: MAHVCIHWFRKGLRLHDNPALVYALKECKELYPVFILDPYLYNTQVGINRWRFLLGALKDLDCSLRKLNSRLFVLRGKPEDVFPKLFDKWKVTKLTYEYDTEPYSLSRDEKVTSLAKEHGVDVSYKISHTLYNTERIMEENDGKPPLTFKRLQAIVQKLGPPKKPIPAPTLENMKDVETHCSEENEKKYGIPTAEELGLDLTSLGEELFPGGEQEALRRLDEHMKRTGWVCSFEKPQTSPNSLSPSTTVLSPYVTFGCLSARTFWWRLTEVYRGRKHSDPPVSLHGQLLWREFFYTCSVGIPNFNKMEANPVCTQVDWDTNPECLAAWREARTGFPFIDAIMTQLRQEGWIHHLARHAVACFLTRGDLWISWEEGEKVFEELLLDGDWALNAGNWQWLSASAFFHQFFRVYSPVAFGKKTDKNGDYIKKYLPILKKFPPQYIYEPWKAPRSVQQAAGCIVGKDYPHPIVQHEQISKKNIQRMKEAYAKRSSDSNESPSKKQGVKRKAPSVIDLLQKKKRKV; the protein is encoded by the exons ATGGCTCACGTTTGCATTCACTGGTTCCGTAAGGGACTCCGGTTACATGACAACCCTGCTCTGGTGTATGCTCTGAAAGAGTGTAAGGAGCTGTACCCTGTGTTCATCCTGGACCCATACCTTTACAACACCCAGGTGGGCATTAATCGCTGGAGGTTCCTCCTTGGGGCACTCAAAGACCTAGACTGTAGCTTAAGGAAACTCAACTCAAG ACTGTTTGTCCTGAGAGGGAAACCAGAAGATGTGTTCCCAAAGTTGTTCGACAAGTGGAAGGTAACGAAGCTGACGTACGAGTATGACACAGAGCCGTACAGTCTGAGCCGTGATGAAAAAGTGACCAGTCTGGCAAAAGAACATGGAGTCGATGTCAGCTACAAAATCTCCCATACTCTTTACAATACAGAGAG GATAATGGAAGAAAATGATGGGAAACCTCCTCTTACATTTAAACGTTTACAAGCAATAGTTCAAAAGCTAGGTCCGCCCAAAAAACCAATCCCTGCTCCAACCTTAGAAAACATGAAAG ATGTTGAAACTCACTGCTCAGAAGAAAATGAGAAGAAATACGGCATTCCAACAGCAGAGGAGCTTGGCCTGGACTTAacgtctcttggagaagagctGTTTCCCGGAGGAGAACAGGAGGCGCTTAGGAGATTAGACGAGCACATGAAAAGAACG GGATGGGTGTGCAGCTTTGAGAAGCCACAGACCTCTCCAAACTCCCTGAGCCCCAGCACCACTGTCCTCAGTCCATATGTCACCTTTGGGTGCCTTTCAGCAAGAACCTTCTGGTGGAGGCTCACTGAGGTGTATCGGGGG AGAAAGCACTCGGATCCTCCAGTGTCCCTTCATGGTCAGTTACTCTGGAGAGAGTTCTTCTACACCTGCAGTGTGGGAATCCCAAACTTCAACAAGATGGAGGCCAACCCAGTGTGCACACAAGTGGACTGGGACACCAACCCAGAATGCTTAGCTGCGTGGAGAGAG GCTCGGACTGGTTTTCCCTTCATTGATGCAATCATGACTCAGCTGAGGCAGGAGGGCTGGATCCACCACCTGGCTCGACATGCTGTCGCTTGTTTCCTCACTAGGGGGGACCTGTGGATCAGCTGGGAAGAAGGAGAAAAG GTCTTTGAGGAGCTCTTACTGGATGGCGACTGGGCTCTGAATGCAGGAAACTGGCAGTGGCTGTCGGCCAGTGCTTTCTTCCACCAGTTTTTCAGGGTTTACTCCCCCGTTGCATTTGGTAAAAAGACGGACAAAAACGGAGACTATATTAA AAAGTACCTCCCTATTCTGAAGAAGTTTCCTCCACAGTACATTTATGAGCCTTGGAAGGCTCCCCGTAGTGTCCAGCAAGCTGCGGGATGCATTGTGGGCAAAGACTACCCTCATCCAATAGTACAGCATGAACAGATCAgcaagaaaaacattcagaggaTGAAGGAAGCTTATGCTAAGCGGTCTTCAGACAGCAATGAGTCACCTAGCAAAAAGCAAG GTGTAAAGCGAAAGGCTCCATCGGTCATTGATCTGctccagaagaagaaaagaaaagtgtaa